A region of Arabidopsis thaliana chromosome 5, partial sequence DNA encodes the following proteins:
- the ZTL gene encoding Galactose oxidase/kelch repeat superfamily protein (ZEITLUPE (ZTL); CONTAINS InterPro DOMAIN/s: F-box domain, cyclin-like (InterPro:IPR001810), Galactose oxidase/kelch, beta-propeller (InterPro:IPR011043), Kelch repeat type 1 (InterPro:IPR006652), PAS fold (InterPro:IPR013767), PAS (InterPro:IPR000014), Kelch repeat type 2 (InterPro:IPR011498), Kelch-type beta propeller (InterPro:IPR015915); BEST Arabidopsis thaliana protein match is: LOV KELCH protein 2 (TAIR:AT2G18915.2); Has 30201 Blast hits to 17322 proteins in 780 species: Archae - 12; Bacteria - 1396; Metazoa - 17338; Fungi - 3422; Plants - 5037; Viruses - 0; Other Eukaryotes - 2996 (source: NCBI BLink).), which translates to MEWDSGSDLSADDASSLADDEEGGLFPGGGPIPYPVGNLLHTAPCGFVVTDAVEPDQPIIYVNTVFEMVTGYRAEEVLGGNCRFLQCRGPFAKRRHPLVDSMVVSEIRKCIDEGIEFQGELLNFRKDGSPLMNRLRLTPIYGDDDTITHIIGIQFFIETDIDLGPVLGSSTKEKSIDGIYSALAAGERNVSRGMCGLFQLSDEVVSMKILSRLTPRDVASVSSVCRRLYVLTKNEDLWRRVCQNAWGSETTRVLETVPGAKRLGWGRLARELTTLEAAAWRKLSVGGSVEPSRCNFSACAVGNRVVLFGGEGVNMQPMNDTFVLDLNSDYPEWQHVKVSSPPPGRWGHTLTCVNGSNLVVFGGCGQQGLLNDVFVLNLDAKPPTWREISGLAPPLPRSWHSSCTLDGTKLIVSGGCADSGVLLSDTFLLDLSIEKPVWREIPAAWTPPSRLGHTLSVYGGRKILMFGGLAKSGPLKFRSSDVFTMDLSEEEPCWRCVTGSGMPGAGNPGGVAPPPRLDHVAVNLPGGRILIFGGSVAGLHSASQLYLLDPTEDKPTWRILNIPGRPPRFAWGHGTCVVGGTRAIVLGGQTGEEWMLSELHELSLASYLT; encoded by the exons ATGGAGTGGGACAGTGGTTCCGATCTAAGCGCCGATGATGCTTCGTCACTGGCGGATGATGAAGAGGGAGGTCTTTTTCCCGGAGGTGGACCAATTCCATATCCCGTTGGGAATTTGCTTCACACGGCGCCTTGTGGATTCGTTGTTACTGATGCCGTTGAGCCGGACCAACCTATTATATATGTCAACACCGTCTTCGAAATGGTTACAGGGTATCGTGCTGAGGAAGTTCTCGGAGGAAATTG CCGCTTCTTGCAATGTAGAGGACCGTTTGCTAAAAGAAGGCATCCATTAGTTGACTCTATGGTTGTTTCCGAGATAAGAAAATGTATTGATGAGGGCATTGAATTTCAAGGCGAGTTGTTGAACTTTAGGAAAGATGGATCTCCGTTGATGAATAGATTGCGGTTGACTCCTATTTATGGAGACGATGATACTATTACCCATATAATTGGAATCCAGTTCTTTATCGAGACAGACATTGACCTTGGACCTGTTCTTGGAtcttcaacaaaagaaaagtcaattGATGGGATATACTCAGCTTTAGCTGCTGGGGAGCGGAATGTTTCCCGAGGAATGTGTGGGTTATTCCAGCTGAGTGACGAGGTTGTGTCTATGAAGATATTGTCACGCCTGACACCAAGAGACGTTGCATCTGTTAGCTCTGTGTGCCGCAGGCTATATGTGCTGACAAAGAATGAGGATCTTTGGCGAAGGGTTTGTCAGAATGCATGGGGAAGTGAAACAACACGGGTATTAGAGACTGTTCCTGGTGCTAAAAGACTCGGTTGGGGCCGCTTGGCTAGAGAACTGACCACCCTTGAAGCTGCAGCTTGGAGAAAACTTTCGGTTGGAGGTTCTGTTGAGCCTTCTCGCTGTAATTTTAGTGCTTGTGCTGTCGGGAACAGAGTTGTTCTGTTTGGAGGAGAAGGTGTGAATATGCAGCCTATGAATGATACCTTTGTTTTAGATCTGAATTCTGATTACCCTGAATGGCAACATGTCAAAGTGAGCTCCCCTCCTCCAGGACGCTGGGGCCACACGCTCACTTGTGTAAATGGCTCCAATCTGGTTGTATTTGGTGGCTGTGGTCAGCAAGGTTTGCTGAACGATGTGTTTGTCTTGAATCTCGATGCTAAGCCGCCTACTTGGAGGGAAATTTCGGGTTTGGCTCCGCCTCTACCAAGATCATGGCACAGCTCATGCACCCTTGACGGAACCAAACTGATAGTCTCTGGAGGCTGTGCAGATTCCGGCGTTCTTCTAAGTGACACGTTCCTCCTCGACCTTTCAATAGAGAAACCAGTGTGGAGAGAGATTCCAGCTGCCTGGACTCCGCCTTCCCGGTTAGGCCACACACTATCGGTTTATGGAGGAAGAAAGATCTTGATGTTTGGTGGTCTTGCTAAGAGCGGGCCTTTGAAATTCCGTTCGAGTGATGTCTTCACAATGGATCTAAGCGAAGAGGAGCCTTGTTGGAGGTGTGTGACCGGTAGCGGAATGCCTGGAGCAGGAAACCCAGGAGGAGTAGCACCACCACCAAGGCTAGATCACGTTGCAGTTAACCTCCCTGGAGGCAGAATCTTGATATTTGGCGGCTCAGTGGCAGGGCTTCACTCAGCGTCTCAGCTTTATCTACTTGACCCAACGGAGGACAAACCGACTTGGAGAATACTAAACATTCCAGGAAGACCGCCTCGGTTTGCTTGGGGACATGGCACTTGTGTTGTGGGAGGAACACGAGCGATAGTGCTAGGTGGTCAGACCGGAGAAGAATGGATGCTAAGTGAGCTACACGAATTATCACTAGCGAGCTATCTCACGTAA
- the ZTL gene encoding Galactose oxidase/kelch repeat superfamily protein (ZEITLUPE (ZTL); CONTAINS InterPro DOMAIN/s: F-box domain, cyclin-like (InterPro:IPR001810), Kelch repeat type 1 (InterPro:IPR006652), Galactose oxidase/kelch, beta-propeller (InterPro:IPR011043), PAS fold (InterPro:IPR013767), Kelch repeat type 2 (InterPro:IPR011498), PAS (InterPro:IPR000014), Kelch-type beta propeller (InterPro:IPR015915); BEST Arabidopsis thaliana protein match is: LOV KELCH protein 2 (TAIR:AT2G18915.2); Has 8358 Blast hits to 5610 proteins in 807 species: Archae - 89; Bacteria - 2025; Metazoa - 1889; Fungi - 901; Plants - 2129; Viruses - 0; Other Eukaryotes - 1325 (source: NCBI BLink).), with protein MEWDSGSDLSADDASSLADDEEGGLFPGGGPIPYPVGNLLHTAPCGFVVTDAVEPDQPIIYVNTVFEMVTGYRAEEVLGGNCRFLQCRGPFAKRRHPLVDSMVVSEIRKCIDEGIEFQGELLNFRKDGSPLMNRLRLTPIYGDDDTITHIIGIQFFIETDIDLGPVLGSSTKEKSIDGIYSALAAGERNVSRGMCGLFQLSDEVVSMKILSRLTPRDVASVSSVCRRLYVLTKNEDLWRRVCQNAWGSETTRVLETVPGAKRLGWGRLARELTTLEAAAWRKLSVGGSVEPSRCNFSACAVGNRVVLFGGEGVNMQPMNDTFVLDLNSDYPEWQHVKVSSPPPGRWGHTLTCVNGSNLVVFGGCGQQGLLNDVFVLNLDAKPPTWREISGLAPPLPRSWHSSCTLDGTKLIVSGGCADSGVLLSDTFLLDLSIEKPVWREIPAAWTPPSRLGHTLSVYGGRKILMFGGLAKSGPLKFRSSDVFTMDLSEEEPCWRCVTGSGMPGAGNPGGVAPPPRLDHVAVNLPGGRILIFGGSVAGLHSASQLYLLDPTEDKPTWRILNIPGRPPRFAWGHGTCVVGGTRAIVLGGQTGEEWMLRYWSFRGERLSGGTLVLLIFFKSFFFFLPH; from the exons ATGGAGTGGGACAGTGGTTCCGATCTAAGCGCCGATGATGCTTCGTCACTGGCGGATGATGAAGAGGGAGGTCTTTTTCCCGGAGGTGGACCAATTCCATATCCCGTTGGGAATTTGCTTCACACGGCGCCTTGTGGATTCGTTGTTACTGATGCCGTTGAGCCGGACCAACCTATTATATATGTCAACACCGTCTTCGAAATGGTTACAGGGTATCGTGCTGAGGAAGTTCTCGGAGGAAATTG CCGCTTCTTGCAATGTAGAGGACCGTTTGCTAAAAGAAGGCATCCATTAGTTGACTCTATGGTTGTTTCCGAGATAAGAAAATGTATTGATGAGGGCATTGAATTTCAAGGCGAGTTGTTGAACTTTAGGAAAGATGGATCTCCGTTGATGAATAGATTGCGGTTGACTCCTATTTATGGAGACGATGATACTATTACCCATATAATTGGAATCCAGTTCTTTATCGAGACAGACATTGACCTTGGACCTGTTCTTGGAtcttcaacaaaagaaaagtcaattGATGGGATATACTCAGCTTTAGCTGCTGGGGAGCGGAATGTTTCCCGAGGAATGTGTGGGTTATTCCAGCTGAGTGACGAGGTTGTGTCTATGAAGATATTGTCACGCCTGACACCAAGAGACGTTGCATCTGTTAGCTCTGTGTGCCGCAGGCTATATGTGCTGACAAAGAATGAGGATCTTTGGCGAAGGGTTTGTCAGAATGCATGGGGAAGTGAAACAACACGGGTATTAGAGACTGTTCCTGGTGCTAAAAGACTCGGTTGGGGCCGCTTGGCTAGAGAACTGACCACCCTTGAAGCTGCAGCTTGGAGAAAACTTTCGGTTGGAGGTTCTGTTGAGCCTTCTCGCTGTAATTTTAGTGCTTGTGCTGTCGGGAACAGAGTTGTTCTGTTTGGAGGAGAAGGTGTGAATATGCAGCCTATGAATGATACCTTTGTTTTAGATCTGAATTCTGATTACCCTGAATGGCAACATGTCAAAGTGAGCTCCCCTCCTCCAGGACGCTGGGGCCACACGCTCACTTGTGTAAATGGCTCCAATCTGGTTGTATTTGGTGGCTGTGGTCAGCAAGGTTTGCTGAACGATGTGTTTGTCTTGAATCTCGATGCTAAGCCGCCTACTTGGAGGGAAATTTCGGGTTTGGCTCCGCCTCTACCAAGATCATGGCACAGCTCATGCACCCTTGACGGAACCAAACTGATAGTCTCTGGAGGCTGTGCAGATTCCGGCGTTCTTCTAAGTGACACGTTCCTCCTCGACCTTTCAATAGAGAAACCAGTGTGGAGAGAGATTCCAGCTGCCTGGACTCCGCCTTCCCGGTTAGGCCACACACTATCGGTTTATGGAGGAAGAAAGATCTTGATGTTTGGTGGTCTTGCTAAGAGCGGGCCTTTGAAATTCCGTTCGAGTGATGTCTTCACAATGGATCTAAGCGAAGAGGAGCCTTGTTGGAGGTGTGTGACCGGTAGCGGAATGCCTGGAGCAGGAAACCCAGGAGGAGTAGCACCACCACCAAGGCTAGATCACGTTGCAGTTAACCTCCCTGGAGGCAGAATCTTGATATTTGGCGGCTCAGTGGCAGGGCTTCACTCAGCGTCTCAGCTTTATCTACTTGACCCAACGGAGGACAAACCGACTTGGAGAATACTAAACATTCCAGGAAGACCGCCTCGGTTTGCTTGGGGACATGGCACTTGTGTTGTGGGAGGAACACGAGCGATAGTGCTAGGTGGTCAGACCGGAGAAGAATGGATGCTAA GATACTGGAGCTTTAGGGGAGAGCGACTCAGTGGTGGGACTTTGGTACTGCTCATATTTTTTaagtccttcttcttctttcttcctcattaG
- a CDS encoding U4/U6.U5 small nuclear ribonucleoprotein (unknown protein; CONTAINS InterPro DOMAIN/s: Protein of unknown function DUF1777 (InterPro:IPR013957); Has 30201 Blast hits to 17322 proteins in 780 species: Archae - 12; Bacteria - 1396; Metazoa - 17338; Fungi - 3422; Plants - 5037; Viruses - 0; Other Eukaryotes - 2996 (source: NCBI BLink).): protein MSERDRRERERDKDREPDRDRRRGRDDRDRDRDRDRERDRERDRDRGLRNKKSRSRTPDHHARARHVRSPERYRSRSRSIDRDRDRDRQRHHRRRSPSPDAPSRKRPRQGSVDDEKERNRKRVVTDSVDENASTITKKKDKQPSDAADNGGGEDEEGMDVNEIEMMKMLGIPTGFDSTKGKPVAGADVSGIRAVTKRQPRQYMNRRGGFNRPLPAERNR, encoded by the coding sequence ATGTCAGAGCGCGACCGCCGCGAACGAGAGAGGGATAAGGACCGTGAACCAGACCGTGATAGACGCCGAGGTAGAGACGACCGTGACCGTGACCGTGATCGAGACCgggaaagagatagagagcgCGACCGTGACCGAGGgcttagaaacaaaaaatcccGATCTCGTACTCCAGACCACCACGCTCGTGCTCGCCACGTGCGCTCTCCGGAGAGGTATCGCTCTCGTTCCCGCTCGATTGACCGTGACCGGGACCGGGACCGTCAACGACACCACAGGCGCAGGTCTCCTTCTCCAGATGCTCCGTCGCGAAAACGGCCTCGCCAGGGTTCAGTAGACgatgagaaagaaaggaatCGCAAAAGAGTAGTGACTGATTCCGTTGACGAGAATGCGTCTACTATTACTAAGAAGAAGGATAAACAACCAAGTGATGCTGCTGATAATGGCGGAGgcgaagatgaagaaggaatgGATGTGAATGAGAttgagatgatgaagatgttaGGGATTCCTACTGGATTTGATTCCACAAAAGGCAAACCAGTTGCTGGTGCTGATGTTAGTGGTATTAGAGCTGTAACTAAGCGTCAGCCAAGACAGTACATGAACCGTCGCGGTGGATTTAACCGTCCTCTACCGGCCGAGCGTAATCGCTAG
- the VIN3 gene encoding Fibronectin type III domain-containing protein, with amino-acid sequence MDSSSFEDNECIETCKPNVLNVSERRELIHALSNQPEEASELLNSWSRNEIMKIICAEMGKERKYTGLNKPKLIENLLNLVSRPLGETSCSDRRNSRKKEKKMIGYIICCENLACRAALGCDDTFCRRCSCCICQKFDDNKDPSLWLTCDACGSSCHLECGLKQDRYGIGSDDLDGRFYCAYCGKDNDLLGCWRKQVKVAKETRRVDVLCYRLSLGQKLLRGTTKYRNLLELMDEAVKKLEGDVGPLSGWAMKMARGIVNRLSSGVHVQKLCSQAMEALDKVVSPSESVSGQGDKMTVRVEEIQARSVTVRVDSEEPSSSTQNKITGFRLFCRKSKDEECSSQGNCVVYLPETTSAIQGLEPDTEFCLRVVSFNEEGDLDESELRFTTLKDDGDEAGDQQSPLTNSSSGLCSNPSLPEDESNNVNKSCSKGNGDKDNTEHCSAGEVESELEEERLVKRKANKIDGRDLLVTPCKRDIYKGKQGGNKRFKSRTVSLNEKPEINNAANGVGDKDLGHIVKTIRCLEEEGHIDKSFRERFLTWYSLRATHREVRVVKIFVETFMEDLSSLGQQLVDTFSESILSKRSSTNGVVPAGICLKLWH; translated from the exons ATGGATTCTTCTTCGTTTGAAG ATAATGAATGCATTGAGACTTGTAAACCAAACGTTTTGAATGTAAGTGAAAGGAGAGAATTGATCCACGCATTGTCTAACCAGCCTGAAGAAGCTTCGGAGCTTTTGAATTCATGGAGCAGAAATGAGATCATGAAGATCATATGTGCTGAGATGGGTAAAGAAAGGAAGTACACTGGTCTTAACAAACCAAAGCTCATAGAGAATCTTCTGAATCTTGTGTCTCGTCCTCTTGGAGAGACCTCTTGTTCTGACCGTAGAAACtcgaggaagaaggagaagaagatgatcggTTACATCATTTGCTGTGAGAATTTAGCTTGTAGAGCTGCGCTTGGATGCGATGATACGTTTTGCAGAAGGTGTTCTTGCTGCATCTGTcaaaagtttgatgataataagGATCCTAGTTTATGGCTTACTTGTGATGCTTGTGGATCGTCTTGTCATTTGGAATGTGGTTTGAAGCAAGATAGGTATGGGATTGGGAGTGATGATCTTGATGGTAGGTTTTATTGCGCGTATTGCGGTAAAGATAATGACTTGCTCGG ATGCTGGAGAAAACAAGTGAAGGTGGCGAAAGAGACGCGGCGTGTGGATGTACTTTGTTATCGTCTTTCTTTAGGACAGAAGCTGTTGAGAGGTACCACGAAGTATCGGAATCTGTTGGAACTTATGGATGAGGCGGTGAAGAAGCTCGAAGGTGATGTGGGTCCGTTGTCGGGTTGGGCCATGAAGATGGCTCGAGGCATCGTCAATAGACTTTCTTCGGGTGTGCATGTCCAGAAGCTGTGTTCTCAGGCAATGGAAGCTCTGGACAAAGTGGTCTCACCATCAGAATCTGTTTCAGGACAAG GTGACAAGATGACCGTGAGAGTAGAAGAGATTCAAGCAAGATCAGTCACTGTGAGAGTAGACTCCGAGGAGCCGTCTTCTTCTACACAAAACAAGATCACAGGTTTCAGGTTGTTTTGTCGAAAGTCGAAGGACGAAGAATGCTCGTCTCAGGGGAATTGTGTTGTTTATCTACCTGAGACGACGTCTGCCATCCAAGGACTTGAACCCGACACCGAGTTCTGTCTCAGAGTGGTTTCCTTTAACGAGGAAGGTGACTTAGATGAGTCTGAGCTTCGGTTCACAACGTTGAAggatgatggagatgaagcTGGGGACCAGCAAAGCCCTTTGACAAACTCAAGCAGTGGTCTTTGTAGTAATCCATCTTTACCAGAAGATGAATCTAATAATGTCAATAAAAGCTGCAGCAAAGGAAATGGTGACAAGGACAACACTGAACACTGTAGTGCAGGAGAAGTAGAAtctgagcttgaagaagagaggctTGTAAAGAGGAAAGCAAACAAGATAGATGGAAGAGACTTGCTTGTAACACCCTGCAAGAGAGATATTTATAAAGGAAAGCAAGGAGGGAATAAAAGATTCAAATCAAGAACAGTATCCTTGAACGAGAAACCTGAGATCAATAATGCCGCAAATGGAGTAGGAGATAAAGACTTGGGTCATATTGTTAAGACGATTAGATGTTTAGAGGAAGAAGGACATATAGACAAGAGTTTTAGGGAAAGGTTCTTGACATGGTATAGCTTAAGAGCTACTCACCGAGAAGTAAGAGTTGTGAAGATCTTTGTTGAGACGTTTATGGAGGATCTGTCTTCTTTGGGACAACAGCTTGTGGATACATTCTCAGAAAGTATACTGAGTAAGAGATCATCGACAAATGGTGTAGTACCTGCTGGGATCTGCCTCAAGCTTTGGCATTAA
- the VIN3 gene encoding Fibronectin type III domain-containing protein (VERNALIZATION INSENSITIVE 3 (VIN3); CONTAINS InterPro DOMAIN/s: Protein of unknown function DUF1423, plant (InterPro:IPR004082), Zinc finger, PHD-type (InterPro:IPR001965), Fibronectin, type III-like fold (InterPro:IPR008957), Fibronectin, type III (InterPro:IPR003961); BEST Arabidopsis thaliana protein match is: vernalization5/VIN3-like (TAIR:AT4G30200.3); Has 30201 Blast hits to 17322 proteins in 780 species: Archae - 12; Bacteria - 1396; Metazoa - 17338; Fungi - 3422; Plants - 5037; Viruses - 0; Other Eukaryotes - 2996 (source: NCBI BLink).), with protein MQAASLSKIWRFDGNVGPENMDSSSFEDNECIETCKPNVLNVSERRELIHALSNQPEEASELLNSWSRNEIMKIICAEMGKERKYTGLNKPKLIENLLNLVSRPLGETSCSDRRNSRKKEKKMIGYIICCENLACRAALGCDDTFCRRCSCCICQKFDDNKDPSLWLTCDACGSSCHLECGLKQDRYGIGSDDLDGRFYCAYCGKDNDLLGCWRKQVKVAKETRRVDVLCYRLSLGQKLLRGTTKYRNLLELMDEAVKKLEGDVGPLSGWAMKMARGIVNRLSSGVHVQKLCSQAMEALDKVVSPSESVSGQGDKMTVRVEEIQARSVTVRVDSEEPSSSTQNKITGFRLFCRKSKDEECSSQGNCVVYLPETTSAIQGLEPDTEFCLRVVSFNEEGDLDESELRFTTLKDDGDEAGDQQSPLTNSSSGLCSNPSLPEDESNNVNKSCSKGNGDKDNTEHCSAGEVESELEEERLVKRKANKIDGRDLLVTPCKRDIYKGKQGGNKRFKSRTVSLNEKPEINNAANGVGDKDLGHIVKTIRCLEEEGHIDKSFRERFLTWYSLRATHREVRVVKIFVETFMEDLSSLGQQLVDTFSESILSKRSSTNGVVPAGICLKLWH; from the exons atgcaagcTGCTTCG CTCTCAAAGATCTGGCGTTTCGATGGTAATGTGGGTCCAGAGAACATGGATTCTTCTTCGTTTGAAG ATAATGAATGCATTGAGACTTGTAAACCAAACGTTTTGAATGTAAGTGAAAGGAGAGAATTGATCCACGCATTGTCTAACCAGCCTGAAGAAGCTTCGGAGCTTTTGAATTCATGGAGCAGAAATGAGATCATGAAGATCATATGTGCTGAGATGGGTAAAGAAAGGAAGTACACTGGTCTTAACAAACCAAAGCTCATAGAGAATCTTCTGAATCTTGTGTCTCGTCCTCTTGGAGAGACCTCTTGTTCTGACCGTAGAAACtcgaggaagaaggagaagaagatgatcggTTACATCATTTGCTGTGAGAATTTAGCTTGTAGAGCTGCGCTTGGATGCGATGATACGTTTTGCAGAAGGTGTTCTTGCTGCATCTGTcaaaagtttgatgataataagGATCCTAGTTTATGGCTTACTTGTGATGCTTGTGGATCGTCTTGTCATTTGGAATGTGGTTTGAAGCAAGATAGGTATGGGATTGGGAGTGATGATCTTGATGGTAGGTTTTATTGCGCGTATTGCGGTAAAGATAATGACTTGCTCGG ATGCTGGAGAAAACAAGTGAAGGTGGCGAAAGAGACGCGGCGTGTGGATGTACTTTGTTATCGTCTTTCTTTAGGACAGAAGCTGTTGAGAGGTACCACGAAGTATCGGAATCTGTTGGAACTTATGGATGAGGCGGTGAAGAAGCTCGAAGGTGATGTGGGTCCGTTGTCGGGTTGGGCCATGAAGATGGCTCGAGGCATCGTCAATAGACTTTCTTCGGGTGTGCATGTCCAGAAGCTGTGTTCTCAGGCAATGGAAGCTCTGGACAAAGTGGTCTCACCATCAGAATCTGTTTCAGGACAAG GTGACAAGATGACCGTGAGAGTAGAAGAGATTCAAGCAAGATCAGTCACTGTGAGAGTAGACTCCGAGGAGCCGTCTTCTTCTACACAAAACAAGATCACAGGTTTCAGGTTGTTTTGTCGAAAGTCGAAGGACGAAGAATGCTCGTCTCAGGGGAATTGTGTTGTTTATCTACCTGAGACGACGTCTGCCATCCAAGGACTTGAACCCGACACCGAGTTCTGTCTCAGAGTGGTTTCCTTTAACGAGGAAGGTGACTTAGATGAGTCTGAGCTTCGGTTCACAACGTTGAAggatgatggagatgaagcTGGGGACCAGCAAAGCCCTTTGACAAACTCAAGCAGTGGTCTTTGTAGTAATCCATCTTTACCAGAAGATGAATCTAATAATGTCAATAAAAGCTGCAGCAAAGGAAATGGTGACAAGGACAACACTGAACACTGTAGTGCAGGAGAAGTAGAAtctgagcttgaagaagagaggctTGTAAAGAGGAAAGCAAACAAGATAGATGGAAGAGACTTGCTTGTAACACCCTGCAAGAGAGATATTTATAAAGGAAAGCAAGGAGGGAATAAAAGATTCAAATCAAGAACAGTATCCTTGAACGAGAAACCTGAGATCAATAATGCCGCAAATGGAGTAGGAGATAAAGACTTGGGTCATATTGTTAAGACGATTAGATGTTTAGAGGAAGAAGGACATATAGACAAGAGTTTTAGGGAAAGGTTCTTGACATGGTATAGCTTAAGAGCTACTCACCGAGAAGTAAGAGTTGTGAAGATCTTTGTTGAGACGTTTATGGAGGATCTGTCTTCTTTGGGACAACAGCTTGTGGATACATTCTCAGAAAGTATACTGAGTAAGAGATCATCGACAAATGGTGTAGTACCTGCTGGGATCTGCCTCAAGCTTTGGCATTAA
- the AIL5 gene encoding AINTEGUMENTA-like 5 yields the protein MQQVQSLGGVVFSSDLQPPLHPPSAAEIYDSELKSIAASFLGNYSGGHSSEVSSVHKQQPNPLAVSEASPTPKKNVESFGQRTSIYRGVTRHRWTGRYEAHLWDNSCRREGQSRKGRQVYLGGYDKEDKAARAYDLAALKYWGPTTTTNFPISNYESELEEMKHMTRQEFVASLRRKSSGFSRGASMYRGVTRHHQHGRWQARIGRVAGNKDLYLGTFSTQEEAAEAYDIAAIKFRGLNAVTNFDISRYDVKSIASCNLPVGGLMPKPSPATAAADKTVDLSPSDSPSLTTPSLTFNVATPVNDHGGTFYHTGIPIKPDPADHYWSNIFGFQANPKAEMRPLANFGSDLHNPSPGYAIMPVMQEGENNFGGSFVGSDGYNNHSAASNPVSAIPLSSTTTMSNGNEGYGGNINWINNNISSSYQTAKSNLSVLHTPVFGLE from the exons ATGCAACAAGTGCAATCTCTTGGCGGCGTTGTCTTCTCTTCCGACCTACAGCCACCGCTTCATCCTCCGTCCGCCGCCGAGATCTACGACTCTGAGCTCAAGTCAATAGCCGCTAGCTTCCTAGGAAACTACTCCGGTGGACACTCGTCGGAGGTCTCTAGCGTACATAAACAACAACCGAATCCTCTAGCTGTCTCAGAGGCTTCGCCTACTCCGAAGAAGAACGTAGAGAGTTTTGGACAACGTACCTCGATTTATAGAGGAGTCACAAG ACATAGATGGACTGGAAGATACGAAGCTCATCTATGGGATAATAGTTGCCGAAGAGAAGGCCAAAGCAGAAAAGGAAGACAAG TTTATTTAG GTGGTTATGATAAGGAAGATAAAGCAGCTAGAGCTTACGACCTTGCAGCTCTTAAGTATTGGGGTCCTACAACTACGACTAATTTCCCG ATATCAAATTACGAATCTGAACTTGAAGAAATGAAACACATGACTCGACAAGAGTTCGTTGCTTCTTTAAGACG gAAAAGCAGTGGATTCTCTAGGGGTGCCTCCATGTACAGAGGCGTCACTAG ACATCATCAGCATGGTCGATGGCAGGCACGAATTGGAAGAGTTGCAGGCAACAAAGACCTTTATCTTGGCACATTTA GCACTCAAGAGGAAGCTGCAGAAGCTTATGATATAGCAGCGATCAAATTCCGCGGTCTAAATGCAGTCACCAATTTCGACATCAGTCGATATGATGTCAAATCAATTGCTAGCTGTAATCTCCCTGTGGGTGGACTAATGCCTAAACCTTCTCCAGCAACCGCAGCGGCTGACAAAACCGTTGATCTTTCTCCATCCGACTCTCCATCTCTAACCACACCGTCCCTCACGTTCAATGTGGCAACACCGGTCAATGACCATGGAGGAACTTTTTACCACACTGGTATACCAATCAAACCAGACCCGGCTGATCATTATTGGTCCAACATCTTTGGATTCCAGGCAAACCCGAAAGCAGAAATGCGACCATTAGCAAACTTTGGGTCGGATCTTCATAACCCTTCTCCTGGTTATGCTATAATGCCGGTAATGCAGGAAGGTGAAAACAACTTTGGTGGTAGTTTTGTTGGGTCTGATGGGTATAACAATCATTCCGCTGCATCGAACCCGGTCTCAGCAATTCCGCTGTCCTCGACAACTACAATGAGTAACGGTAACGAAGGGTATGGTGGAAACATAAACTGGATTAATAACAACATTTCAAGTTCTTACCaaactgcaaaatcaaatctctctgttttgcaCACACCGGTTTTTGGGTTGGAATGA